The nucleotide sequence AGGATACCAGCTTTCTCTGATGGACCACCAGGAATAACGCTGATAATCAGGATTGTGTCAGTTTGCAAATTAAATGATACGCCAATGCCGCTGAACGAACCTTCCAGTTCTTCGTTTACCATTTCTGCATCTGCCGCCGGAATATAACCAGAGTGAGGATCCAGTTCACTGAATATTTTAGGAATGGCTCCCTCAACCAATTGAGCCATGTTTACAGTGTCGACGTATTGCTCGTCTATAATATCAAGAATGGCGTTAATTTTATTTCCGCTTGCATAATTACGGAATTTGCCAGATGAGATAGAAACATAATGGTTTCCTATATAAATACCTAAAGCGATGCTTGCGGCAATAATAACAGGTAACCAAATAGCAATTCTCTTATTCTTATCCATTAGATCGTATCTATTATTCGTTTAAATCAATAAAGGAAAGTTCAATTCCTGCGCGTAACAGCAGATTACAACCATCTTCCACGCGGTATTTCTCTGAATATACGACTCGTTTAATGCCAGATTGTATTATAAGTTTGGCACATTCTATGCAAGGAGCCGAAGTAATATATATGGTTGCCCCTTTGCTGCTGTTTGAAGATGCGGCTACTTTTGTAATGGCATTTGCCTCCGCATGCAGCACATAAGGCTTTGTGATGTTGTGTTCATCCTCGCATACATTTTCAAATCCGGAAGGTGTGCCATTATAACCATCTGATATAATCATTTGGTCTTTAACAATAAGAGCGCCTACCTGACGACGTTTGCAGTATGAATTTTCCGACCAGATAGCAGCCATGCGCAGGTAACGCTTGTCTAATTCAAGTTGTTTCTCAGTTCTTTCGCCCATTGTATCCCGTTAATTATGTACTGTTGTATGCATAAATAGCGTACCATAATGCAAGTGCAACGGTACGCTATTGTATCCTTCGTACAATTAAGCCACAAAAATAGTTATATTTAGCTTACTTGTAGTCAGTTTGTCTATTAATTTTTTATGCCATTTCTTTTTAACAGCGCATCTATTCCCGGAGCCTGACCGCGAAAGCGAATGTACAATTCCATTGGATCTTCCGTGCCGCCTTTCGACAGGATATTTTTACGGAAAGATTCTGCTATATCGCTATTGAATATTCCGGCCTCTTTAAAGGCTGAAAATGCATCAGCATCAAGAACTTCGGCCCATTTGTATCCATAGTAACCTGCAGCGTAACCTCCTGAAAATATATGACCGAAACTACTGCTCATTAATGTGCCGCTAACTTCCGGAAGAATACTTGCTTTTGCCCAGGCGTTCTTTTCAAAACTTACCACATCTCCATCGAATGGTTGGGTAAGGGTATGCCAGGCCATGTCCAGCATCCCGAAGCTAAGCTGTCTGCAACACTGGTATCCTATATTATAGTTCGATGCATCAATCAGTTTCTGTATTATTTCCTGTGGTATCTTTTCGCCTGTCTGATAATGGATAGCTATTTGATTCAGAAACTCTTTTTCTGTTAGCCAATTTTCCATTATCTGAGAAGGAAGTTCCACGAAATCCCTGTACACATTGGTGCCGGAAAGACTTTGATAGGTTCCCTTCGCCATCATGCCATGAAGCGCGTGTCCGAATTCGTGCAAAAGGGTATTCACTTCGTCGAATGTAAGCAATGAGGGGGTAGATTCTGTTGGCAGGGTGAAATTCATTACAATCACAACTTGCGGGCGGCTGTCTTTTCCTTTCTCAATGTACTGTTCTTTTACACTATTCATCCAGGCTCCAGATTGTTTACCTTCCCGGGGAAAGAAGTCCGTATATAATATGGAAAGGAAATTACCATCGGCGTCGTATACTTCGTACGCGTTTACGTCGGGATGATAAACCGGAATTTTCTTATTTTCTTTAAATGTGATACCGTAGAGCTGTGTTGCAAGACCAAACACTCCCGTCTTTACTCTGCTCAGCTCAAAATACGGACGCGTCATCTCATCGTTAACTTTGAACTTTACATCCTTAAGCTTTTCGGAATAGTAACTCCAATCCCAGGGCATAAGCGTGAAATTTTCATTTTTCATTCCCAAGGCAAAACCCTGCAGCATATTATATTCATTCATTGCAACAGGCTTGTAAGCGGTAAGCAAATCATCAATAAGCTTATATACCGCTTTGGGGTTTTTGGCCATTCTGTGCTTAAGCTGATATTCGGCAAATGAAGCGTATCCCATCAATTGAGCAATGGCAAGACGGGTATTTACTATATTCTTGATATTTTCCTTATTGTCGAACTCGTCTCCCTTGTTACCTACCGCCATGTTGGCCATATAGAGTTCCTGTCGGAGTTCACGGTTATCGGCATAACGCATAAACGGAATATAACTTGGGGCAGAGAGCGTAAACATCCAGCCATTCTTTCCTTTTTCTTTTGCTTTAAGTGCAGCTGCATCAATAATTCCCTGAGGCAACCCTGCCAGTTGATCTTCAGAAGTCAGCAAAAGCTCATACCTGTTTTCATCTTTCAAGACGTTCTGATCGAAAGTGAGAGTCAATGTGCTCAATTCAGAGCTAAGCGTACGGTATTGTTCTTTTCCTTCGGGAGAGAGGTTTGCGCCTCGTTGGGAGAATGCATAAAAAGTTTCTTCCAGCAACTTCGCTTCTTCAATCGAGAGTTTCAGTTTTTCTTTTTGTTCGTATACAGTTTTTACCCGGTTGAACAACTGTTCGTTCAGATAAATATTATTAGAACTTTCCGATAGTTTTGGCGAGATGCGCTGCGAAATTTCCATCATTTCGTCATTGCTCTCAGCACTGAGTACATTGAAAAATGCAGAACTTACCTTGTCTAATAATTTACCGCTACGTTCAAGCGCCTCAATCGTATTCTGGAAGGTAGCAGGTTTTGGGTTAGAGGCAATGGCCTTAACCTCTTCATCTAGCTGTTTGATCCCTTCTTCAAATGCGGGTTCATAATGTTCGGTTTTTATTTTATCAAAAGGAGGTGTTTCAAAAGGTGTTTTATACTTTACCAAAAATGGATTTACAGATGCTTGTGTCATATTTACTATGCTTAAGAATAATACTACAATAAAAACTAATTGTTTCATGATAAATTAAAATTAAGGATTCGGATACAAAGATGCAAAATCATTTTCATTTATTTATCTTTTCAATTCTAGTTTAACAAGAAATTCAATTTCTAAAAAAAACTGAAATCGAATTTGTTTTATTAATATTTATGTGATATATTTGGTACATTAAATGATAATAAATAGTTAGATTCTAACTTAAAACCCAATATTAGTATGAGTTATCTTAAATTCGATAAGACAGTTATGATAAACCTTGAAGAATCTCTTAAACGGGAGATTCTCCGGACTAACCGGAACGGAGCTTATCATTGTACTACTGTTGTGGATTGTAATACACGAAAATACCATGGGCTGCTGGTAATGCCCGTTCCCGAATTGGACGACGATAACCATGTGCTGCTTTCATCATTAGACGAGACAGTTATACAGCATGATGCACCTTTCAATTTAGGGTTGCACAAATACGAGGGAGATAATTACAGTCCCAAAGGTCATAAATATATACGCGAATTCAGTTGCGATACAGTACCCCGCACAGTTTATCGTGTAGGAGGGGTGATCCTGTCCAAAGAGAAGGTCTTTTCCCTTTATGAAAACCGAATAATGATCAAATATACGCTTGAGGATGCTCACTCGGATACGACCTTGAGATTTAAGCCTTTTCTGGCATTCCGGAGTGTGAATACACTTGCCAAGTCAAATGCGTATGTGAACAAATTATACCAGGATGTTCCCAACGGAATAAAAACCTGTATGTATCGTGGCTATCCTGAATTATACATGCAGTTTAATAAGAAAGCTAAATTTGTTTTTGAACCCTATTGGTATAACGGAATAGAATATCCTAAAGAACAGGAGAGGGGATATCCTTATAAAGAAGATTTATACGTTCCTGGTTACTTTGAAGTTCCGATTAAAAAAGGTGAGACTATAATCTTCAGTGCCGGAGTTAGCCAGGTTACGACTAATCAACTGAAAAAGCTTTTTGAAACCGAGACATTGGCCAGAACGCCGCGTACAAGCTTTTATAACTGTCTTAAGAATTCGGCGCAACAGTTTTATTTTCGGCCAAAAGAAGAGGATGCCTACCTTTTGGCAGGTTATCCCTGGTTTAAAGTTCGTGCCCGCGATTTATTTATATCCTTGCCGGGATGTACTTTGTCGATCGAAGATCCGGTGCGATTTGAAAAAATAATGCATACGGCCATACCTGCGATGCGATCTTTTATGCAAACAGGAAAAGCCGACGAGGTAATAAGGGAAATAGAAAATCCGGATGTTTTTCTTTGGGCAATATGGGCAATGCAGCAATATTCCAGAAAAATGGGCGTTGAGAAATCAAAAGAGCTATATTTCAATTTCATAGGCGAGATTATTACCTATTTCCGTGAACAAAAGCATCCCGACATGAAACTCATGGAAAATGGATTGCTTTTTGTGGAAGGTCGCAATAAGGCACTTACGTGGATGAACTCTACGGTAGATGGAAAGCCTGTTGTTTCCCGCTCCGGTTATATTGTTGAGTTTAATGCTTTATGGTATAATGCATTGAATTTTTATAAGGAATTGTCTGGAGAAATATATATTGATACGATAGACTCAATTATAAGATCGATAGATACATCTTTTGTAAACACTTTTTTGAACGGTTATAATTATTTGCTGGATTCTGTAAGCGGAGGATACGTAGATTGGAGTGTGCGTCCCAATATGATTTTCGCCGTTGCATTTCCCTATTCTCCTCTTAACAAGATACAGATGCGTGCCATTGTTGATATGGTTACCAAAGAGCTTGTTACTCCCAAAGGGCTTCGTTCGCTTAGTCCAAAAAGCGAAGGATACCGTCCCAACTATGTGGGTACACAGAGGGAAAGGGATTTGGCTTATCATCAGGGAACAGCCTGGCCATGGTTGCTGGGAGCATACCTTGAATCTTATCTGAAAGTGTTTGGAAAAGGAGGTATTTCATTTGTTGAAAGGATGTTGATAAGCATGGAGGAGGAAATGTCTTTGCATTGTATTGGCACACTTGCTGAGACTTTTGACGGGAACCCGCCCTTTAAAGGAAGAGGGGCCGTTTCTTTTGCCATGAATGTGGCAGCCATGTTGCGCGTACTTGATTTGTTGAAGAAGTATAACGCCGAATAAAATTTAATATATGAAAGCATTAATGTTCGGTTGGGAATTTCCTCCTCATATTTTGGGAGGTTTGGGAACTGCCAGTTACGGATTGACCAGGGGGATGGCTATGCAGCCTGATATGGAAATAACTTTTGTGATTCCAAAACCATGGGGTGATGAGGATAAGAGTTTCCTTAAAATTATTGGTACAAACAATACCCCTGTTGTCTGGCGAGATGTAGATTATGATTATGTAAAAAATAGATTGGGAGACAAAATGACTCCCGAACAATATTATGACTTGCGTAGTCATATTTATGCCGATTTCAGTTACCGTCATGTTAATGATCTGGGTTGCATTGAGTTTTCGGGTCGCTACCCAGATAATTTGCTTGAGGAGATAAACAATTACTCTATTGTTGCAGGGGTAATTGCGAGATCGGAAGCTTTCGATGTAATTCACGCGCACGACTGGCTTACCTATCCGGCAGGTATTCATGCTAAACAGATTTCCGGAAAGCCAATGGTTATCCACGTTCATGCCACCGATTATGATCGTAGCCGTGGAAATGTAAATCCCGAAGTGTATGCCATCGAAAAGAACGGAATGGATTTTGCCGATCATATAATTACCGTAAGTAATCTTACCCGTAATACGGTTATCGAAAAATACCATCAGGATCCGTCAAAAGTAACCACTGTCCATAATGCGGTTGAGCCGTTGAGTCCTGAAATTGTTTCCATACAGGACAAAAGAGGTGTAAAAGATAAAGTCGTTACATTTCTTGGACGTATTACCATGCAAAAAGGACCTGAATATTTTGTGGAGGCTGCAGCCAAGGTTTTGGCTAAAGCGCCCAATGTTCGTTTTGTAATGGCTGGAAGCGGAGATATGCTTGACGAAATGATTCGACTAGCCGCTTCCCGTAATATTTCGGACCGCTTTCATTTTACAGGTTTTATGAAAGGAAAGCAGGTTTATGAAGTACTTAAGTCAAGCGATGTGTACGTGATGCCTTCCGTATCAGAGCCTTTTGGTATTTCACCCCTCGAAGCTATGCAGTGCGGTGTACCTACAATTATATCAAAACAATCGGGATGTGCCGAGATTCTGGACTATGCCGTAAAGGTGGATTACTGGGATATAGAAGCTATGGCAGATGCTATCTATTCTATCATCGCTTATCCGGCTATGTATAAATTCCTTAAAGATGAAGGAAAACGGGAAGTTGATAACATAAAGTGGGAATATGCCGGACAGAAAGTGCGCCGCATATATGATCAGGTGATAAACAAGTGAAATTAATTAAAAAAATAATCGTATGAAAACGATCTGCTTTTATTTTCAGATACATCAGCCGTTTCGACTCAAAAGATACCGCTTCTTTGACATAGGAAACGACCATTACTATTATGATGATTTTCGCAATGAAGAGATAATGCGCCGGATTGCCGAGCGATGCTATATTCCTGCAAACCGCGCTATCATGGATATGATTAAAAGTAGTGGAGGTAAGTTTAAGGTGGCTTTCTCAATTTCAGGTACAGCCATCGAGCAAATGGAGATTTATGCACCAGAGGTTATCGATAGCTTTAAGGAACTTGCTGATACCGGAAATGTTGAATTCTTATCGGAGACTTACTCTCATTCCCTTGCGTCACTCGCTCATAAGGAAGAGTTCAGGGATCAGATAAAAATGCATAAAGAGAAAATTCATTCCTTATTCGGAGTAACACCCAAAGTTTTCCGCAATACAGAACTGATCTATTCGGATGAAATTTCCGAAGTTGTTTATAAGGCTGGATTTAAAGGAATGCTTACAGAGGGAGCAAAACATATTTTAGGTTGGAAGAGTCCTAATTATGTGTATACGTCCAGCACCCAACACCAGTTAAAATTATTACTTAAAAACGATCGCTACAGCGAAGATATATCGGATAGGTTTAATAACTATTCCTGGAATGAATATCCGCTTACTGCTGATAAATTTATATCATGGATTGCGGAAACTCCTCCCGAACAACAAATTGTTAATTTGTTCATGAATTATGAGGTGCTCGGCTCTCTTCATCCTGCCGAATCGGGTATTTTTGATTTCTTTAGGGCGTTGCCACGTTATGCGGCTGAAAAAGAGATCAGTTTCTCGCTGCCATCCGAAGCCTTTAATTTGCTTAAGCCAGTCGATTCTATTTCTGTGCCTTATCCCATTTCGTGGGTGGACGAAGAACGCGATTGCAGTTCCTGGTTGGGAAATCTTCTGCAGCAGGAAGCTTTTAATAAATTGAAAGAAATCGTAGACAGGGTACGTTTATGTGAAGATCGTCGTATCCGACAAGACTGGAACTACCTGCAGAGCAGCGACCATTTTTATTATATGAGTACCAAGCATATGGGAGGCAAGGCTTTTAGTCCGTACGATAATCCTTATGAGGCATTCAATAACTACATGAATGTGATCTCCGATTTTATCCTACGTGTAAATGCTCAATTCCCATCTTCTATAGATAATGAGGAATTAAATTCCCTGCTTACTACAATCAAGAATCAGGGAATAGAGATTGAATCGCTTCAGGAAGAGATTGCTAAATTGAAAAAAAAAGAAGCTAAGAAAGCCGCTTCAAATTAATTAAAGAAAAAAAGGGAATGAATCGTTTTACTGATTCATCCCCTTTTTTTCTTTAGCAGGTAGATTTCTTCTTATTTAATAGCTTCCCGAATGCGTACAAGACGGGTAAGTAATCCTTCAAGTAAATCAAGTTGCAGCATATTGGCGCCATCGGACTTGGCAATGTCTGGTTCCGGATGAGTTTCTATGAATAATCCATCTGTACCAACTGCAATAGCTGCCTTTGCTATTGTCTCGATAAGCTGAGGCAAACCACCGGTTACACCCGAAGTTTGGTTGGGCTGTTGCAGCGAATGGGTTACATCCATGATTACCGGATAACCAAACTCCTGCATCTGAGGAATTCCTCTGTAGTCGACCACCAGGTCGGTATATCCGAAAGTAGTTCCTCGTTCGGTAATCATTATCTGGTTATTACCGGCATCGGCAACCTTTTGAACAGCGAACGACATAGCTCCCGGCGAAAGAAACTGACCTTTCTTTATATTTACGATCTTTCCGGTTTGAGCTGCGGCAATTAGTAAGTCTGTCTGTCTACATAGAAATGCAGGAATCTGCAAAACATCCACATAAGCTGCAGCCATAGCTGCTTCTGTAGTTTCGTGGATATCAGTCACTGTAGGAATACCAAACGTTTCTCCTACTTTTTGCAGAATCTTTAGAGCCTTTTCGTCGCCGATGCCCGTAAACGAATCAATGCGGGAACGATTGGCTTTACGGTATGAACCTTTAAAGATATAGGGGACACCCAGTTTGTTGGTCATTGTAACCACTCTTTCGGCGATGCGGAGTGCCATATCTTCTCCTTCAATAACACAAGGGCCTGCCATCAGAAAGAAATTATCGGCAGAAGTTAAATCCTTTACAGTAATCATATGTCTGGTGTTTATTTATTCAAGAATGCCATTACGGCTTTACAATTTACTTCGGCGGGAAGGGTGGCGTCAAGCCAGTGGATTGTTATGCCGCGACGTTCCATTCCCCGGAACCAGGTCATCTGCCTTTTGGCAAATTGATGAATTGCAATTTCGAGCTGCGAAACCATCTCTTCGTACGAAAGCTTACCGATCACATACAATGTAAGATACTTGTATTCCAGTCCGTAATAAATAAGATCATCCGGTTTAACACCGGAGGCAAGGATACCTTTAATCTCGTCAACCATTCCTTCGTCCAGACGGGCTTTTAGTCGGCGGGAGATTTTTTCTCTCCGCAACTCTCTGGATATGTCCAACCCGATAACCAGACTTTCGATGGGTTCGTAATCGTTTACATCGGGAGCCTGATTCAGGTAAAACTCTTCGATTTCGATGGCTCGGATAGCCCGTTGAGCCGAATCCACATCTGTTTTATTATGGAGTGTTTTGTATGAACCCAGGATTTGTTCCAATTCCTGCAGCGACTTACCTTTCAGCGATTCACGTAAGGAAAGGTTGGCCGGAACGTCCAGTAGTTTATAGCCTTTCAGAACCGCTTCAATATACATGCCGGTACCACCACATAAGATAGGCAGTTTACCCCTTTTGCGTATTTCGTCGTAGGCTCTGAAAAAAGCATGCTGGTATTCGAAGACATTGTATTTGTCTCCCGGGTTACAGATATCTATCAGGTGATAAGGAATAGTCTTTCCGTTTACAGTATAATCCGCCAGGTCTTTGCCTGTACCTATATCCATCGAACGGTAAATTTGTCTCGAGTCGGCACTGATTATTTCCGAATCGAGGTGGGCGGCGAGGGCAGCGGCGAAAGAAGTTTTGCCAGATGCAGTAGGCCCTAATACGGTGATAAGTTGATAGCTTCCCATAGCGAGGCAAAGGTAATAAAAAAAGCCACACCCCGAAGGATGTGGCTTTCAAACTATATAATACGATGATTATGCGTTTACTTTTGCCATGTGTTGGATCAATTCAACAACCTTGTTTGAATAACCCCACTCATTGTCATACCAGCTAACCAACTTAACGAAGTTGCCGTTCAATGCGATACCTGCTTCAGCATCAAAGATTGAAGTGCGAGCATCGTGAGTAAAGTCTGTAGAAACAACAGCATCTTCAGTGTAACCAAGGATACCCTTCATTTCGTTTTCAGAAGCAGCCTTGATAGCAGCCTTGATTTCGTCGTATGTAGCAGATTTTTCCAAACGAACTGTTAAGTCAACAACAGAAACGTCCAAAGTAGGAACACGGAAAGCCATACCTGTAAGTTTGCCATTCAACTGAGGAATTACTTTACCTACAGCCTTAGCAGCACCTGTAGAAGAAGGGATAATGTTGCCACCAGCAGCACGGCCACCTCTCCAGTCCTTAGCAGAAGGACCGTCAACAGTCTTCTGTGTAGCTGTTGTAGCGTGAACTGTAGTCATCAAACCTTCAACAATACCAAACTTATCGTTGATAACTTTAGCCAAAGGAGCCAAACAGTTAGTAGTACAAGAAGCGTTAGAAACGATCTTCTGACCAGCATAAGTATCGTTGTTAACACCCATAACGAACATAGGAGTAGCGTCTTTTGAAGGAGCAGACATTACTACATACTTTGCACCAGCCTGGATGTGAGCGTTTGCTTTTTCTTCTGTAAGGAAAAGACCTGTTGATTCAACAACATATTCTGCACCTACTGCATCCCATTTCAAATCAGCCGGATTTCTTTCAGCAGTAACACGGATTACGTTTCCGTTTACAACCAAGTTACCATCCTTAACTTCAACTGTACCATCAAACTGACCGTGAACTGAATCGTATTTCAACATGTAAACCATGTAATCTACGTCGATCAAGTCGTTGATACCTACAATTTGAACATCGCTCTTAGATTGAGCAGCACGGAAAACTAAACGTCCGATACGGCCGAAACCGTTAATACCTACTTTAATCATTTTTATAAATCTTTATTTGGGTTTTAAAAAAAACTACGCAAAATTAGTACTTTTTGTGTTATTATCAAAGTAATGATAATTAAAACAGATTCAAATTGTTACTTATTATCAGCAACCGCAGGGGGTAGCACAAGATGCAAACACAACAAGCATCAAGAGAAACAAGACCCAGAATTTAATTTGTTTCATTATAATTCATCTTTACTAGTACGGTAACAACTACGTATGCAAAGGTAGGTATGTTTTTTGTTTCTTTATAATATAAAAGACAAAAAAAGATGTCCTATAACATAAATTAATGGTCTGAATTATTTCTTTTTCTTAAATAAAGCGTTCGTAAACAGCTTGCCAGCTTTTCTCATTCCCCAGGAAAAGAGAATTGGTTTCACAATGTCCCATACAACAGGCAACATTCCCTTACCAATCGAAATGATGTCGGAAAAACCAAGTGCTTCAGCTTTTTGATTTCCTTCCGAATGGAGAGCTTTCCTCTCGCCTGCAGGAGCCGGTTTTGATTTTCCAAACAATAGCGATGTAATGCCCGAAAAGAGGAGAGATGCCGAGTTTTCCTGAATGTAGGTAAAGTCCGAATTTAATTCCTGTTCCTTCAGCCGGCAGCGTTGCTGCAACCGGTTTCTATCAGAAATCAGCTTCTCCAGAGGTGTTTGTTGTTTGTTCATTGCCCGAATCCTTTTTTTTATCATCAGCTGCTGTAAGAACAGCAATTATTTCATTAATCACAGCTAAGCGGATTTTATCCTTATTGAAAACTATTATCGCAAACAGTACCATATAAAGCAATGCAACTATAGCAAAGCCTCCGGCAACATTGTCTAAAAGGTCTCCCAAAAAGAACCCAAGTGCCAGAAAAATAAATAGTACTGCAAAGAAAGCGAGGAATAACAAAATCAATCCATACGAAAGAACGGAGACAAGTTCCCCCGTCCTTTCGTATGCAGTTAACTTGAGGAGCTCAACTTTAAGCTCCACATAAGTAGATACATCTTCTTTTAACTTTTTGAAGATTTGCTCTGTTTCTTTTTCCATAAATTACTTATTCAAGAGGAAGCGCTTCTTCTGCCGGTGTGCCTTTTTCGCATCCACCTTTAGCCTCTTTGATTTTTGACATAGCGCTGTTAAAACCTTCTTTAACTTTGCCAACAACATTGTTTAGTTCATCAAGAATCTGTTCCTTTTTATCGGTGGCAACCAGATACCCAACAGCAGCACCTACAGCGGCACCAACAACTAAACCAAGTAATAATTTTGAATCGATACTTTTCATAACTTATTCTTTTTAAGCGTTACTATTAATGTAACCCTTTTTTTTACCGGTTAGTTCAATGCTTCGGCCACTTTTATTCTTAAAAATATAGATCTACTGCTTTTTCACACGTACAGCAACCCAGTTGTTCTTTTCCGCGTAAGAAACCAGCTTGAGTCTGTTGTTAGTGCAAGATTCAGCAATTACCGGGATATCTTCTGTGTAGAAGCCACTCATATACAGTACGCCATTTGGTTTCATACAGGCACTATAGTGGGCCATGTCGTTAAGCAGAATGTTCCGGTTTATATTGGCAAACACGACGTCAAACTTGCCCAGCGGGGCAATCTGTTCGGCGCCACCCAGATATATTTTTACATTGGGCGTATTGTTGGTTTCTATATTTTCGAGCGCGTTGTTGTAAGCCCACTCGTCTATATCTATAGCCTCTATCCTGGCGGCTCCTTTTTTTGCTGCAAGAATGGCGAGGACAGCTGTTCCGCAACCCATGTCGAGAAGCTCTTTGCCTTCCAGATCAAGCTTTAGCATTTCGCTTATCATCAAAAAGGTTGTTTCATGATTACCGGTACCGAATGCCATTTTAGGATCGATAATGATAGTATGTGCGATACCCGGAACAGCTTCATGAAACGATGCGCGGATAATGCACTCGTTGCCGATGCGTATGGGTTGAAAGTAATTCTTCTCCCAGGCTTCATTCCAGTCTTTGCTGATAATTAGTTCAGAGGTAAACTCAATTGTTACAGGTTCGAGCGGAAATTGGGTAAGCTTCTCATTAATTGTATTTGTGTTAAATAGTTTTTCGGAGATATATGCAGTGAGTCCGCTTTCTGAAGATGTAAAGCTTTCGAAACCAATCTCTCCAAGTTCGGAGGCTAGTACATCATTAATAATTTCGGACTCGATGGGTGAATTATATGTAAATTTTAGTTCGTAATAGTTCATACTGCTTCTTATTTAATGTTTTACGCCCACAAAGGTAGTGAAAAAAGTTTGGCAAAGTTTGTTTGTTTTATAAACTTATGCTACTTTTGCAGTCTGAATTCCGCAGAGGGTAAACTAAGCGAGGCTCTTTAAAAAGCATCCACCCCCGGGAGGTAACCTGTATAATAAAAAAAACAGATGTACGTAGTTGTAGAAATCAACGGTCAACAGTTTAAAGCCGAAGAAGGCAAGAAGTTGTTCGTTCACCACATTCAGAATGTTGAAGGTGGAGCAGTTGTTGAATTTGACAAAGTATTGTTAGTTGACAACAATGGTGAGATTAAAGTAGGTCTTCCTACTGTAGAAGGAGCAAAGGTTGTTTGCGAAGTTCTTTCTCCACTTGTTAAGGGTGATAAAGTTCTTATTTTCCACAAGAAGAGAAGAAAAGGTCACCGTAAGTTGAACGGTCACCGTCAGCAGTTCACTGAAGTGAGTGTAAAAGAAATTGTTGCATAACGATTAAAAAGGAAAGAAAATGGCACATAAAAAAGGTGTAGGTAGTTCTAAGAACGGCCGTGAATCACAAAGTAAACGATTAGGCGTTAAAATCTTTGGTGGTGAAGTTGCTAAAGCCGGTAACATTCTTATCCGTCAGAGAGGCACACAACATCATCCGGGCGAAAACGTAGGTATTGGAAAAGACCATACGTTGTATGCATTGGTAGACGGTGTTGTAAAATTCCGTAAAAGAAAAGACGACAGATCTTTTGTTTCGATTGAAGCAATCAAGGCTGAAGCATAATATATCTTTCACGAAAAAACTTAAAAGCAGGACGTCCTTTAGAGGATATCCTGCTTTTTTTATTTGACTAATTTTTTTATTCTAACCTTCTTTTTTTTAAGTTTGTCGAAACCTTTGAGATATGACTCTATCCAGGCTTGTTATTCGTTTTTCATTTTTTCTTATGCT is from uncultured Macellibacteroides sp. and encodes:
- a CDS encoding glycoside hydrolase family 57 protein, giving the protein MKTICFYFQIHQPFRLKRYRFFDIGNDHYYYDDFRNEEIMRRIAERCYIPANRAIMDMIKSSGGKFKVAFSISGTAIEQMEIYAPEVIDSFKELADTGNVEFLSETYSHSLASLAHKEEFRDQIKMHKEKIHSLFGVTPKVFRNTELIYSDEISEVVYKAGFKGMLTEGAKHILGWKSPNYVYTSSTQHQLKLLLKNDRYSEDISDRFNNYSWNEYPLTADKFISWIAETPPEQQIVNLFMNYEVLGSLHPAESGIFDFFRALPRYAAEKEISFSLPSEAFNLLKPVDSISVPYPISWVDEERDCSSWLGNLLQQEAFNKLKEIVDRVRLCEDRRIRQDWNYLQSSDHFYYMSTKHMGGKAFSPYDNPYEAFNNYMNVISDFILRVNAQFPSSIDNEELNSLLTTIKNQGIEIESLQEEIAKLKKKEAKKAASN
- the miaA gene encoding tRNA (adenosine(37)-N6)-dimethylallyltransferase MiaA; this encodes MGSYQLITVLGPTASGKTSFAAALAAHLDSEIISADSRQIYRSMDIGTGKDLADYTVNGKTIPYHLIDICNPGDKYNVFEYQHAFFRAYDEIRKRGKLPILCGGTGMYIEAVLKGYKLLDVPANLSLRESLKGKSLQELEQILGSYKTLHNKTDVDSAQRAIRAIEIEEFYLNQAPDVNDYEPIESLVIGLDISRELRREKISRRLKARLDEGMVDEIKGILASGVKPDDLIYYGLEYKYLTLYVIGKLSYEEMVSQLEIAIHQFAKRQMTWFRGMERRGITIHWLDATLPAEVNCKAVMAFLNK
- the kdsA gene encoding 3-deoxy-8-phosphooctulonate synthase; this translates as MITVKDLTSADNFFLMAGPCVIEGEDMALRIAERVVTMTNKLGVPYIFKGSYRKANRSRIDSFTGIGDEKALKILQKVGETFGIPTVTDIHETTEAAMAAAYVDVLQIPAFLCRQTDLLIAAAQTGKIVNIKKGQFLSPGAMSFAVQKVADAGNNQIMITERGTTFGYTDLVVDYRGIPQMQEFGYPVIMDVTHSLQQPNQTSGVTGGLPQLIETIAKAAIAVGTDGLFIETHPEPDIAKSDGANMLQLDLLEGLLTRLVRIREAIK
- a CDS encoding phage holin family protein; amino-acid sequence: MEKETEQIFKKLKEDVSTYVELKVELLKLTAYERTGELVSVLSYGLILLFLAFFAVLFIFLALGFFLGDLLDNVAGGFAIVALLYMVLFAIIVFNKDKIRLAVINEIIAVLTAADDKKKDSGNEQTTNTSGEADF
- the gap gene encoding type I glyceraldehyde-3-phosphate dehydrogenase — protein: MIKVGINGFGRIGRLVFRAAQSKSDVQIVGINDLIDVDYMVYMLKYDSVHGQFDGTVEVKDGNLVVNGNVIRVTAERNPADLKWDAVGAEYVVESTGLFLTEEKANAHIQAGAKYVVMSAPSKDATPMFVMGVNNDTYAGQKIVSNASCTTNCLAPLAKVINDKFGIVEGLMTTVHATTATQKTVDGPSAKDWRGGRAAGGNIIPSSTGAAKAVGKVIPQLNGKLTGMAFRVPTLDVSVVDLTVRLEKSATYDEIKAAIKAASENEMKGILGYTEDAVVSTDFTHDARTSIFDAEAGIALNGNFVKLVSWYDNEWGYSNKVVELIQHMAKVNA
- the prmA gene encoding 50S ribosomal protein L11 methyltransferase, with amino-acid sequence MNYYELKFTYNSPIESEIINDVLASELGEIGFESFTSSESGLTAYISEKLFNTNTINEKLTQFPLEPVTIEFTSELIISKDWNEAWEKNYFQPIRIGNECIIRASFHEAVPGIAHTIIIDPKMAFGTGNHETTFLMISEMLKLDLEGKELLDMGCGTAVLAILAAKKGAARIEAIDIDEWAYNNALENIETNNTPNVKIYLGGAEQIAPLGKFDVVFANINRNILLNDMAHYSACMKPNGVLYMSGFYTEDIPVIAESCTNNRLKLVSYAEKNNWVAVRVKKQ